Sequence from the Phragmites australis chromosome 11, lpPhrAust1.1, whole genome shotgun sequence genome:
CCCTCCTTCTGGCTTCTACCCCATCAGCTCTGCGCGCGGGCCATAGCATTGACAACGCACACGGACGGTCACGCCGAGCCGCACCGCATGACTGCTCGGTCGCTGCAGGTGCAGCACGTAGGCCACTGCCAACACCAATGCCACAGTTGCCGCTTGTCACATCTggtttcaaaagaataaattagaTACATTCTGCATATATATCAGGATCATGTTTCATGCATACGATGATGATATAAGAGAAATCATTACATTGTCATTACATAACAATAGGATTTATTATAAAAAGATCCATAAgtcttaaagaaaacactaagagaAGCCTTTAGCGATAGCGGATCTTTTATCATCCATAAGCATTGTCCAGGGAGCATCAGCCTGAAATATGGTCTCCGGATCGAAGCCTTACTCCTGGAACTCCACTTTATCACCAAGGTCTAAACAACAATTGGCCGCAGCAGGAAAAGGGAATATGAAAAGAGGGAGTATgtagagtactcaacaagtatGAGAAAATACGATATGATGGTTTAAGATAAGAAAGACTTAACTCAGATTTACTGCATCTGTGACATCCTAACATAGAACTCCAAAAGACATAGTAGttatatttactatgtgtgatgatAAGACTTTAAAAGATATAGCTTATAAGATTTTATCTGACTACCAACTCACCAAGTATTTCATACccagctaccaactcatcagGTCACCGCCACCCGACCACTAAAATCAACCATTTAAGATTCTCACCAATTATGAAGAAATTCAAggtcgctcttgaccgtgagcacaacaGATATATCAATTTTATACTATATAGatgttgcacactttacccacgagtcatgattctcgTATGCCTATGTCCGcaaagcacttacacacttccttTGGTATACAGTTGTGTGTCATTACAAGGCCTTTTCGAAGCATCTCTCAAAATACATTTGCCCACTAAGATTTCATcgtcgtacataagtggagtaataCTCCACCCAGAGACCCCCTCTTGCGTATGTAGGTAAAAGGAAAGTCCACACAGGCTCCTTCCATGAAAGTCCACACAGGCCCTTCCACACCCTACACCACCATATGACCCATACAATACTAGGAGAATATCTAATTACCTGGCCATGACGTACTCAGCCTTGTAGTTACGCTGTTGTGTCGGGTTATATGtccatgaactggtccttaaTCATCAATCTGAGCAAGACTACAGCAAACCATAGGGGTAAACTAACCATCAATACCAGAATAACCAAACCACTTGGAACACATCCACAGGTCAACCAGAGATAACCATAACATCGCAACCAGCTTGGTCCACTTGCCTAAGTCCCTAGGTACCCATGTTGCTACCAAAATTACCAGACAAGTTCATGTTACATAGACCATTAGACAAATTAACAATTAAACCACCCGACacctaagcatttctaccctcAACACCTAAACTACAACACATAcaacaaggataatcatggaaTAATCTAGTAAACTCTAGCAATatgattcatattgacaagcatgcaataaaAGTAAAATACACACTTTCCTATAATAGGTTCAACTAGTCTGATTAGCGCATCTAAGCCGcgcttgttttttatttttttgtatggagcacgacaaaagaagactaaaaaaattaggttcacaatttttgtatatttcaatatttatttatgaaattattaatgttaaacacatttaattaattatagagaaaataatagtacttttatacatgcacatagttttaacatgtaggtgaaagtaatactaacctacaaaaaattgtttcatatttttttgagttttagatatttttctttgcattttagatttttttttcagctgatttattaatataactaatattcattttgatattttctagatttccccaaaaaataaaattaaatatgtatgtatatgtatatgtatatatatatatacatatgtatatacaaatacatgcatatatatacacgtatatacatacatatacatgcatatacataccCAGGGTTCACTGCTACAGTGCAACAGTAGCAGGGGCTCTGAGAGCTTGAGAATTGTTCCACCGTTAGTATATTGATATTGATGTAATCAAGGGTGCTTGTCTTCAACAAcaggttgctcaaactcttcgaATGCCTAGTCCTAAAGATTCACGAACTCCTCACCTCATAATACATTCATGAATACCAGAAACAAGCAACCATAAAcatctaaaaatactattccAAACAGTAGTAAAATGCTATAAAAAGTTTAATGACATAAAGTACTTGCTGCTATGATCGCAtgagcgcaagaatcgtctaaaacgaagcttgtatgaaaaagttataaaaggtTTGAAGTTACAGAGGTCTTTCTATAAAAAAGCAGGGACTTGttggtaaaaatagaaaagtctAAGGGCTTATTTGTAAAGCTTTAGTGACTTATATGTAAATAAAATAAAGTTACATGGGgctaaattaaaaataatattactgACAAGGGTCTTTtgtgaaaacagaaaagtttaggggttATATTGTAAAAAACCTAATTTAGATAATAATaggatttatttttgtaataaAAATCCTAATTATTGTGTAATGCTGATGTTATCGCTTTTTTGGACTGCTGACCGGGCTCAAGGTGCTGACATAGCATCTACGTGGCTCATGATTAGGATTGTGGACCGAAGGAGTTGACTTGGTCCACTGGCACATGGCGGACCGATTACACAAACGAAAGGGTAAGTGATCTTGCCCTTAGGTTTTAGATCGGATGGCTTTGGGAGATTAGGGGATCGATGGCTGACGACAACTGAAGAATGGCGACGCCACCTCGAGTCTCGTTGGAGCATCGCCAATGTCATGCACGATCGTGCTATGAGCTACCAAACAAGATGGGAAACGGCGCAAAACAGAGAGGGGCAATGCACATCTCACTGAGGGCTTTGCGCTTATCGAGGAAGGCTTGAGGACGGTGAGATGGCGACGACGGGCCAGAGCTTGATGGGAACGATCGTGCGACGGCGGAGAGAGGAATTTGAGGGTCGAAGAGGCTTGCTGGAGATCCTGCGAAGCCGAAAAGACGGTAAGCGAACCTCGGGGCGCAACGGGGCAAGCTAGCAACGGCGCGTAGCGGCGGTGCTCATCAGAGCTCGCGCATGGGCTATCTTGCGGCGACAGAGCGACGTCGAGGAGCGACAGAGAAGGTTCCTCATGCTCCTGTGAAGCCGGTGGCAGCCTCAGACAAACCGGGGAGGGCTCAGCTACGACGGTCTTCGAGCGGCTGAGCTTCGGAGGACAATAATGACAGCTCGACGATAACAAACTCAGGGCGGCAGGTTgaggggaaaaagagagggCGGCAGAGTGGGTGGCTTTATAGGTACGAGGGAGGGCGACGGTTGCGGGTTCGGGGTTGTGGGGTGCGGCGGATGTGGGGATAGCGATTTCTGACTATGGTTGCGCACACTATAGGAGGGGGATGACAAGTAAGGCCCACACGTTAGTGAGCGGAAGAGGGGAATGGGAGAGCTAGGCTAGGCCACGCGCGTTACACCGCTCCCTTCAGGTCAACGGAGAAAGCCAAGCCAGCAAACGCTGCATCTCAAACTAGAGCGGCATTATTTATAGAGGATCGTAGCAGCCGGCGTCTCGACCATGGAGGCCTACGGCAATCGATCAACCACAGGCTCATGCTCGGATTCTTGATCCTACTAGTTAAAATTCTGCTCTGACAAACAGCGACGTTATTGAATTCTTTTTTCGCGGACCAGTACATGCTCATGCTCATTCCTCCCCCTGACACAATCTACATCGGTCGTCCCGGTTCTTGGAGACCTGGACACGAGCGCAGCGCCGCCATTGCTCCAGCTGCTTCTCCGTTATTCCGTCCACGCCGCCATCTAGCAGCTGGAGTCGTCCCCGCCCGGTCCCTGCGTCTCGGGACCTTTCAGCCTTGGGTTGTTGTCGAAGCTGCAACGAAACAAGAGACGAGGATTGTTAGCAGAGCTGAACTATTCAGACAGCATGTCTCAAGCCTGAACTGAATGAACATCATGAAGGAAGTTCTACCAACCTTCTGAGAGGAATGTTCTCGAACGCTCCGGATGTCGGGATCGTGCCGCAAAGGTCGTTGCTCGAGAGATCTCTGCAGCAGAAACGGAGAAAAATGTTAGTACCATATGGACGAAAGTAAGTGTGCAGAGAAACATTGGAAACACTGAGAACACTGGAAGTTCAGGCCGCTGTACGTACACATCTACCAGGTCGGGTAGCCCAGCCAGTTCTCTCGGGATCGGCCCGGTTAAGCGATTGTGATCAATTCGCCTACCAATGCATATTCACGCGATCCATGTGTTAGATTTAGAAGGCTACAGAAGCTCAGAAAGAACGATCGATTCTCAGACTTACAAGAATTTCAGGGACTTCAGGTTCCCAAGCGTTTTGGGTATAGGCCCTGAAATGTTGTTGTTGTACAGGTCCAGGCTGATCAGGTTCGTCAGGTCTCCGAACTCCGACGGGATTGGTCCCTGGATATTGTTCCTGGCAAGTTCCCTGTTCAGATGACAAAAGGGTCAGTAATACTGCCTTCACTGACATGGACAACGAACAGGCAATTTTCAGAGCCAAAGAATGATGGATGGAATCAACGGAAGAACTCACATATATTGCAGCTGCTCCAGTTTCCCCAGCTCGGGCGCCAGACGACCGGACAGGTTCAAATCAGAAAGATCTCTGTCAGAGAAGCAGTTTTGAGCAAACAGTTAGATGAATAAATGGCTTCCTAAATACATTTGCCCCATCCTTAGATCGTTTTGTTGTACATGTTTCGGTCCGGAGGAAAAAACTGATGGTAATTTCGTTGCCTTTGTGTAATAAAATTTAGGGTTAATccgttctgaaaaaaaaaaaaaaacagttgcCCCATCTAAGCCCGTGAAATGTGGGACGCACACTATCGTCCATGCCCATCCGTGTTGGGAGAGGCCCGATCCATCCAAGTAGTATGCACGGCCCAATCTTCCCCTTGTAAAACCATTTTTTTCTCGGCGTGAAAATCATTTTAGCTAGCAGCAATCAGCAATCTAACAAGAAAGCTACGCTACCTACCCAGGCCAAAATCACTCAAACCCTATCACTTTCTCTCGGACGACTGACTAATTCGCAACAAAAGAAATTAGCAATCTAAGTAAAATGGCAACAAAGATTACTCACAGACGGACGACCCGGTTGCTGTCGTCGTCACAGGTTACACGGGTCCAAGTGCATGGATTGACCAAGTTCGGTTCCCAAGTATCAAGCGCACCATCGGGTACCTCCAGGCCTTGACGAAAGGCCGTCAGAATATCACCTTCCTCATTCGCTACGGCCGGCGCGAAGGATGCCACCAACACCGCCATGAGGATGATGGTGGAGCAAAGGGCTAAGATTTCAGAGGCCGTGAACGCCATGGTGGCAAGTGGTTTGATCGAAAGGGCGAGATGAGCGACGAGGGTTGCAAGGGCCGTTGTTGTGGTGTTGTGTGCTTTGAACCATGGCTTTGGGCGGTTTTTAATGTGGGAGGCTAGGGAGCGGGGTTGGTGGCTTCAGTTACCATTCTGGCCGAAATGGTATGCGTATGAAGAAACATGCCCTGAATATGTCATATTTTTTGTCGTATAACTGACAGTGGGCCTTCGACTGAAATTACATAGGGCCTAGTCACTGATGACTCTGTGGTGGATTTGTGTGTGCATTTTGCTCACCCGCATAGcaactttctttttttgcaaccGAAAACCAGCTGTTTCCAGTCAAATATTGTGGGCGACAGCTGCTCTCTAGGCTGTAATGCATGTTGATCGATAGTGTGCTTTGAGtttgtggttttggtggtttaTAATGTGGGTGGCTATGGAGTGGGGTGGGTGGCTTCAGTTACTATTTTGGTGAAAATGTTATGAGCACAAGGAAACGTGCGTGGAACACGTTCATATTATCCTGTTATGTCACTGACAGTGGGGCTTTGACTAAATTTATAGCGCACACATTAGGTTTATTTGCTGATGCAACGATAGCAAAATTGTATGTACATTTTTTTCGCCCGCACAACAACTTTCTTCTCTACAATAAAAAAACCAGTTGTTTTCTCGTAAAAAATCGTGGGAGACAACTGTACGATTGATTGTGTGCTTTGAACTTATGGTTTTAGGTGGGTTTTAACGTGAAAATCTAGTGACCAGGGGTGCTATGCTTCAATTACCTTTCTACCTGCAGTTTTCCGTTAAGTCACTGATAGTGTGCCTTTGGATGGGCCGAAGTTATATCACATCAAAGGACTTAGTTACTAGTGACTGGGTGATGAAATGGTGTGCACATTTTGTTGACATGCGTAGCAACTTCCTTCTCTGCGGCCGCAAACCTACTACTCCTTCCAATcgaaaatatatgatgtttttaACTTTTTACAGTCTTCGACGTgaaactttgatcactattttctattaggatataattataataaataaaaatataatattataaaaatattttttaaaaaataaatttacacgataatttttatattttaaaactaaatattttaaaaactattgatgatcaaagttttaaaattttgatccgATCTTAATCAAAGTGTCGAATAGTCATGACAGGAGGGAGTATTTTCCCTGTAAAAAAATGTGGGTGACACTATACTCCAAGCCATAATGCATGACACTGATAATGGACAAGAAGTTGAACCGTTTGATTTAAAATCAATGATTTTGGTCGATCGATTTGAGAGAATGGCATGACACTGATAATGAACATTCGGTCAAAGGTATGGCGTACCGATAAAGTTTGGTTGCCGGTGACCCAGTGGTAAAATCATATGTACACTTTGTTCCCTCATAGAAACTTTCCTTCTCTGGAATCGAAAACTACTTGTTTTTTTGCGTCGGAAAAGTGCGACAATTGTACTCCATGAGTCCATGACATACTGCATGACAATCGATAAGGACTAAAATGTGTGTTGTTGGATGTAGAAATGATGTTGCTGGTCCATCGGTTTGATTGAATAGCATAAATGACTAAATGTTCTCGCTACTTGTGAAGATATGTGTATATAACAGAAAGATATGTGTATAACACATAAACTGCCCTTGCTTTCTATAAAAAGACCatccaaagaagaacaagaaaatgtAAGAGTTATACAAGTCACTTGATGAGCCACCAACAAACAATTTTCCTAAAGACTTGTCGGATCACTTGATCCTGAATGTCACCATTTCGTCTGTGCAATGTAACTTCATGTCACGTTGTACGATTAGCAGCTCCATTTCTCTATTAACCAAGGGTTATGAGACAGAcatatatgcaccatcagcagCTTGTGCATAGTGCACTACTCATTGGCCATAAATAGATTTGATGTTTCAGATCAACAATCTTGGAAGGATAGCTTATCAAATCATACATGATTGTATCAATTAGTTGATTTGTTAGGTCTGATTATAATAGATATGGAGGGTTGCAGAGCTGCACATGTGTGTCACATGTGCATGATCAACTAGTCTGTACTAAAAACAGCGAATGCAAATAATACTATGTCTACTCAAAAAAATATACACGGAATAACCAACACCATTATATCCATCCCATCAATTTAATCCAATAACCAGGATTCATTTAACATGTTCCGTTGCATCTAACGGCTCAGATGCGCAGATGTAACCTTCCAGAATATTGCCCAAATAAATTAGTCGCCTTCCAAAATACCGCTCAAATCAATTAATATATTTCCAAATATTGTTCCAATCAATTAGTCATGATCAATTTAGAAACCCCCACTCTCATAAGTCTTTCTTTCACGTCACAATTATCTCATCACATTCTCACATATGCGCCTATATTGATCTCCTACTTCACTCCACATGTGCCACCTCCGGGGGGACCATGATCATCCCACGCCATCGTTGCACATCCACAGTCATCCCATGCTGCGATCCTGTACCAGCGGACACCTCCTTCCCACGTTGCGAGGTGAGGCATCCCTTTCGCCATTTGATTTACGATCTGTAGgattgcttgtgttcttgtgtaTCAGGCTATTTTTTTCctatgttttgttggttataaCTTCTATGGATGCTCATGCACATATCTTATTTGTTAAAATGCCATAATTTTGAGTTCATATGCCAAACACaatctatatgaaaaaaaaGTTTGTTATTTGCTATGTTATATTTAGGTGGTCATGCATCAAAcgctttcattttttttcttgttactCCAGAAGATTGAAATTGAAAAATAATGAAAGATAGTGCAAGATCCTAGTTAGCACGTGGCACGAGATATCATCCAAAAGTGTTTTCACTTTTCAGATATGGAATCATTTAGACTCGAATGATATGCACTTATTTAACTTCCGATTATTGTATTTTTTCAACAGAAATTTCcacattttattttaattaaatttcaGATGTTTGATTCTTCTGGGGTGGTTCTTTGGTGTACAATTGGTTAAAATATGGTTAAATATCACAGCCATGCTATGATTTTAATGCATGGATGAACAACATACACAAGAGGCATCATGTTTTAAttaataggtttttttttttacttcttcgGATTGTCATACCCTTGATTGATTTTCTACTTGTAGGTCTATCTTTCgttaattttcttattttacTAGTAaattgtgctattttttcttcatgACTATAATCTTCACTAGCAACTATGGAATCAATAAATATTGTAATAAGAgctgaaaatataatttgatGCATTACGCATGCACactttcaatttttttgttcTCATTACAATATTTATTAATTCCACATGTTTGTAACATGTGTGTGATTGCTAGGAGTGCATAAATGACTAAATGTTCTTGCTACCTGCGAACATATGTCTTTATAGAATTACGTCACCACGGCCCTTATGAAATGCGTTGGGAGCACTCACTACTAGACCTTTGTGATCATGACTCACGGAAAAGTGTCCCCCCTTTAAGGATATCGAACAAATGACACCTTGCTATCAATGATCTTGTTGATAGAATTGTGCGTATTATTGTGCGCACATTCGTTTATCTGTGTATGAACAACtctcattgtcattgtgttttaAATTAAAAAGTGCTCCAGATTTGCAACACTAGCTACAACCGTATGGCATGTACCGCATAGAATTGATATTTCACATATATATTGGGATTTTTAGGATCAACCCCAGTTCCCCAAACAAAAAACAGTGGAGATATGTGTACATAACACATGAAGATATGAGTGTGGCACATAAATTG
This genomic interval carries:
- the LOC133885602 gene encoding leucine-rich repeat protein 1-like translates to MAFTASEILALCSTIILMAVLVASFAPAVANEEGDILTAFRQGLEVPDGALDTWEPNLVNPCTWTRVTCDDDSNRVVRLDLSDLNLSGRLAPELGKLEQLQYMELARNNIQGPIPSEFGDLTNLISLDLYNNNISGPIPKTLGNLKSLKFLRIDHNRLTGPIPRELAGLPDLVDVDLSSNDLCGTIPTSGAFENIPLRSFDNNPRLKGPETQGPGGDDSSC